CATCAGGGAGGTCAAGCCGAGGGAGGAGTCCAGCGATTTTGGCTACGGTCTGGGGTTACAGTTGATGCGTGAGCTATGCGCGAAATTGGGGTGGCAGATCGAAGTGATACTTGAGCAACAACGTTTTACTGTGGTTCTGGACTTCACGACGTTGCAGGCTATCGAGAGTCAGCCGGCAAGCGCTTAGAAAAAAACGGCATAGGTCAGGCTCTACCCCGGGGGGGATTCGTACACGGCTAGGCTGTGGTCCCTAGTTATGATCTGGGTCACGGCCCTATTTCAGTAGTCTGCTAGCGTATTAAGCCGCTGACACGTCCAGGGAGGATCAGGTTCGGCCCACAGCATCATGTTGATGATTGGAGCATTCACGGTGAAGAGCTGGCACTGCATAATCGGTATCTTGGTGATTACTACACTAACGCTGCTGATTGAAATACCTATTGATACCTGGCTTACGTCGGCAACTCTCAGCCTGATACTGGGAACTTGTGCATTGGTCTACATGGCAGCTTCCTGCCTGCTGGCCAGTCGCTGGGGTGTCGTTGAGAATCTATTTGGTGGCCTGGACCGGGTCTATGAGTCGCACAAATGGTTAGGTATCTGGGCTCTCGTATTTGCTACTTATCACTTTGTGTTCAAGGCAAATCTGGATGTTTGGAACAGCGTTCCGATCCTGGAGCTACCAAAATATTGGACACGTCTCGTGCGCCAGTTGAGCTATGTGGCCCTGGGCCTCATCGTCCTACTTGCGCTGAACCGCAATATTCCTTACAGCTTATGGCGGTGGTGGCACAAGCTCTCCGGACCATTGTTCCTGATCGTGATCTTGCACTGGCTTAGCTTCAAATCGCCGATAACGTTATTCAGTCCCTCTGGTATCTGGCTGGCGCTGACTTGCGGATTGGGTGTACTAGCGGCCCTCTACAAACTGGTTCTTTACCCATTTGTTGCACGTGCTGGCGAGTACAAGGTCACAGCAGTCAACAGGGGAAATAGGGCGCTGCATTTGACGCTGGAACCCATTCATAAGGGGTTCGACTTCAGCGCTGGGCAGTTTGCTTTTTTGGCAATGCAGCAAAAAGGGTTGCGTGAACCCCACCCGTTCACGATAGCCAGTGCTGGCGGTCAAAATGGGCAGGTTGAGTTCATCATCAGAGGGCTTGGGGATTACACCAAAAAGCTGTGCGAGTGCGCGAAAGCCGGAATGCTTGCCACGATATACGCCCCTTATGGGAGGTTTAAACGGGTCTCTGAAGCCGAGCGGGAAATCTGGATCGGCGCAGGTGTGGGGATTTCACCCTTCATTTCCTGGTTGCAGGATCCGAATGGCAAAGACTTCGAAAGGGCAACCCTGGTCTATTGCTTCACACCCTCGCGCGCTTTTCCGCCATCCGAAGAGTTGGAAAGCATGACCGCGATGCGGGGTGCGCAATTTGTGCGTAATACAGGCGGCACTGAGCAATTGGCTGAAACCTTGCGTGAGGCGGTGGCTCAAACCAAACCACAGCAGATTCATGTAAGTTTTTGCGGTCCAAAAGGCCTGCTGGACAAGGTGTATGAACTCATGGAAATCAATCGGATTCCGAAAGCCAATCTTCACTTCGAACTGTTCGAGTTTCGTTGATTCAGCAGGATGGTGGGCTTAGCTGGCTTGGGCCTATGCGCCGGGTCAGCGATCAAGACGGTTGCTGTGAATGCACAAACAACGGTTCCTGAGCTTGCGATCAGGGTTGCCGACCACCGTGTTTTACTTCACGTATTTTACGGTTGCACTCACTAGCAACTGATCGTTGACCGTGACTTTGCAAAAGCGCTTCGTAACTGTTTTGTTATCAGCCGCGAGCGTAGGTGCGCATTGCAAG
The Pseudomonas hygromyciniae genome window above contains:
- a CDS encoding ferredoxin reductase family protein, with translation MKSWHCIIGILVITTLTLLIEIPIDTWLTSATLSLILGTCALVYMAASCLLASRWGVVENLFGGLDRVYESHKWLGIWALVFATYHFVFKANLDVWNSVPILELPKYWTRLVRQLSYVALGLIVLLALNRNIPYSLWRWWHKLSGPLFLIVILHWLSFKSPITLFSPSGIWLALTCGLGVLAALYKLVLYPFVARAGEYKVTAVNRGNRALHLTLEPIHKGFDFSAGQFAFLAMQQKGLREPHPFTIASAGGQNGQVEFIIRGLGDYTKKLCECAKAGMLATIYAPYGRFKRVSEAEREIWIGAGVGISPFISWLQDPNGKDFERATLVYCFTPSRAFPPSEELESMTAMRGAQFVRNTGGTEQLAETLREAVAQTKPQQIHVSFCGPKGLLDKVYELMEINRIPKANLHFELFEFR